A section of the Malania oleifera isolate guangnan ecotype guangnan chromosome 2, ASM2987363v1, whole genome shotgun sequence genome encodes:
- the LOC131149664 gene encoding serine/threonine-protein kinase UCNL — translation MEKASPELDLDKLRAIKVLGKGAMGTVFLVHDQAADPSASCPFALKVVEKSFLHTKLDADRRARWEISVLRRLNDPTHPFLPTLIGSLESDEFFAWAVPFCPGGDLNVLRYRQNDRVFSPTVIRFYVAEIVCALEHLHKMGIAYRDLKPENVLIQHSGHITLTDFDLSRNLTPRTMKTLIAVEPVEAEIPAGRRKHRRHLTRLIAVASDKKGLKKAKSARVSPVSRRKQSFSNGERSNSFVGTEEYVSPEVVRGDGHEFAVDWWALGILSYEMLYGKTPFRGKNRKETFRNVLMKPPEFIGKPTALTDLIGRLLEKDPTRRLGYYGGASEIKEHEFFRGLKWDLLTEVVRPPFLPSKEEECVTGKLTAGGLDIREYFQKLRAPPSLPPSPLRSPSFDQLRNVSYTEF, via the coding sequence ATGGAGAAGGCGTCGCCGGAGCTGGACCTGGACAAGCTGAGGGCGATTAAGGTCCTGGGCAAGGGCGCCATGGGCACCGTTTTTTTGGTCCACGACCAGGCAGCTGACCCTTCTGCCAGCTGCCCGTTTGCCCTGAAAGTGGTCGAGAAATCCTTCCTCCACACCAAACTCGACGCCGACCGTCGCGCACGGTGGGAGATATCCGTTCTCCGCCGCCTCAACGACCCGACCCACCCGTTCCTCCCCACCCTCATCGGATCCTTAGAATCTGACGAGTTCTTCGCCTGGGCCGTCCCCTTCTGCCCCGGCGGGGACCTCAACGTCTTGCGCTACCGCCAGAACGATCGCGTCTTCTCGCCCACAGTCATACGCTTCTACGTCGCCGAGATCGTTTGCGCGCTCGAACATCTACACAAAATGGGTATTGCCTACCGAGATCTCAAGCCGGAGAATGTGTTGATTCAACATTCCGGCCACATCACCCTTACGGACTTCGACCTTTCCCGGAATCTGACGCCGAGGACGATGAAGACCCTCATCGCCGTGGAACCCGTCGAAGCCGAGATCCCCGCGGGTCGCCGGAAGCACCGCCGGCACCTGACGCGCCTCATCGCCGTCGCGTCCGACAAGAAGGGGCTGAAGAAGGCCAAGTCCGCTCGAGTCTCGCCGGTGAGCCGCCGGAAACAGAGTTTTTCGAACGGCGAACGATCCAACTCGTTCGTCGGCACGGAGGAGTACGTGTCGCCTGAGGTCGTGCGCGGCGACGGCCATGAGTTCGCCGTCGACTGGTGGGCCCTGGGAATACTTTCGTACGAGATGCTCTACGGAAAGACGCCGTTTCGGGGCAAGAACAGGAAGGAAACGTTTCGCAACGTCCTGATGAAACCTCCGGAGTTCATCGGGAAACCGACGGCTCTCACCGACTTGATCGGACGGCTCCTGGAGAAAGACCCCACAAGGCGGTTAGGGTACTACGGCGGCGCATCGGAGATCAAAGAGCACGAGTTCTTCCGAGGGCTCAAATGGGATCTGCTGACGGAGGTTGTCCGGCCACCGTTTCTGCCGTCAAAAGAGGAGGAATGCGTAACGGGAAAGTTAACGGCCGGCGGCCTCGATATAAGGGAATACTTCCAAAAGTTGAGAGCACCTCCGTCGTTGCCACCGTCGCCGTTACGGTCGCCGTCGTTTGATCAACTTCGAAACGTTTCGTACACGGAGTTTTGA
- the LOC131147963 gene encoding uncharacterized protein LOC131147963 has protein sequence MTVLKRYVLRLFISLKYITANVVDRNNGRIVATASTVEHSLKSSLECGRTCNSKAASVVGEVLAMRLKVEGLEQGQGRGIHVDVNKEVEKKGFKSSTKVWAIVNALKNSGVKVILDDNDDGTSRQNQ, from the coding sequence ATGACAGTTCTGAAGAGGTATGTCCTGAGGTTGTTCATATCCTTGAAGTACATTACGGCAAATGTTGTAGACAGGAACAATGGGCGGATTGTTGCCACGGCATCTACAGTTGAACATTCGCTGAAGAGTTCGCTCGAGTGTGGCAGAACCTGCAATTCAAAGGCAGCAAGTGTTGTGGGAGAGGTGCTGGCCATGCGACTTAAGGTGGAGGGTCTTGAACAGGGACAGGGAAGGGGAATTCATGTTGATGTGAACAAGGAGGTTGAGAAGAAGGGCTTTAAGAGCAGCACCAAGGTTTGGGCTATCGTCAATGCCCTTAAGAACAGTGGAGTTAAGGTCATTCTAGATGACAATGATGATGGCACTTCTAGACAAAATCAGTAA